CGCGACCCGGACGGCTGGGCACCCTCCGCCGGCTGACCCCCGGACCGGTGCGGTGCCATCCGCGGACCGGCGAAGACCCCCGCGCCTACGGCGACCTCACCACCACCCTGCACGCCGTACGCCGGCACCTCCGCCCCGGGGGACTCGCACTGGTCGGAGAGTGTTTCTGGGAGACACCCCCCACACCGGAGGTGCTGACCGGACTCGACGCCCGGCTCGACGACTACGCCGATCTTCCGGGTACCGTGGCCCGCGCCGAGAGCACCGGATACGCCACCGTCTACGCCCACACCAGCGAACGTGGCGAGTGGGACGAATACGAATGGTCCTGGACCGGCACCCTCACCAACTGGGCCCTCGACCACCCCGGCCCCGACGGAGACGCCGCCCTCGCCGCCGCCCGTGACCACCGTGACATGTGGCTCAACGGCTACCGCGACACCCTCGGCTCTGTCACCCTCTTGCTCCGCCAAACCGGCTGAGACACGAGGAGCCTTCCGGCGGAGCATGGGATGCGTGCGGAGAGTCCGATTCAACCGGGGGAACGCATGGATGGGGATCCTGCGAATCCTGTTGCCGATGAGCGCTGTGGCGACCGCGCGCTTATTCGAGGTGGGCTTTGGATTCGATGGCCGCCGGTGCCGGGGTGGCCACTGGTCCTTGTCTGTGGGGCCGGCGGGATTCGAACCCGCACTGTCATGATCCTAAGTCATGCGTCTCCTGCCGTTGGACTACGGCCCCGTCCACTTGGCTGGCGCCATCCTAGTTCAGATGGAGGCGCCAGCCGTACCGCATTAATCGAGGCCGAGTTCGCGGCGGAGGCGGGCTACGTGGCCGGTGGCCTTCACGTTGTAGAGGGCCCTTTCGATTTTGCCGTCGGGGCCGATGACGAAGGTGGAGCGGATGACGCCGAGCGAGGTCTTCCCGTACATCGTCTTCTCGCCGTAGACGCCGTAGGCCTTGTGGACCTCCAGGTCGGGATCCGACAGGAGGGGAAAGGTCAGGGCGTCGCGTTCGACGAACTTGGCGAGTTTGGCGGGGGTGTCCTTCGACACGCCGAGGACGACGAAGCCGGCGGAGGTCAGGGAGGCGAGGCTGTCGCGGAAGTCGCAGGCCTGCTTGGTGCAGCCGGGGGTCATCGCGGCGGGGTAGAAGTAGAGGATGACGCGCTTGCCGCGGTAGGTGTCCAGGGACACGGTGGTGCCGTCGGCGGCGGGAAGCGTGACGTCCGGGGCGGCGTCGCCTGGCTCGAGTTTCATCTTGCTCCTCTGCGGAATTGTTCCCGGGCCAACTTACCGGCCTGCCGGAAGTGTCGGGGGAAGGCCGGACCTGACAGACTGATCAATGTCAAGGGCGATGAGGGGAGAGTCATGGCGGATACCGATCCCGCGGAGTTGGAGCGGCGGATCGAGCGGACCCGCGCGGAGTTGGCCCAGACGGTTGACGCCATCGCCGATCGGGTGAGCCCGAAGAACGTCGCGAGGCGGACCGTCGCGAGGGCGGAGTCCAACGCGAAGCAGTTCCTGCTCTCGGTGGGAGACCGGGTGAGGGACGCGGTGGGGGTTACGCCGCGTCCGGTGATGGTGGGGGATGAGCCCGATGATCTGTGGGCGGAGGAGCGGCAGGATCTGGCACCGATCCTGATCGGCCTGGGGGCGGTGCTGGCGGTCAGTGCGGTGATCATGCTCTGGCGGCGCCGGAGCCGGTGATCCGGTCCGCCGGTGCCGATGTTCAGAGGAAGGTCTGGCCCTCGCCGCGGTAGGTGGGGGCCTCGTCGGTGATCTCGTCGCCGTCGATGAGGTGGAGGCGGTCGAAGCGCTCGCAGAGCTCGCCGGCCTTGGCGTGCCGGAACCAGACGCGGTCGCCGATGCGGAGGTCTTCGGCTGCCTGGCCGAGGAGGGGGGTCTGGACCTCGCCGGCGCCTTCGTCGGGGGCGTAACGGAGCCCGCAGGGCAGGTAGGGCTGGGGGAGGCGGTCGGGGCCGGGGGCGCCGGAGGCGTGGTAGCCGCCGCCGAGGACGGTGACGATGCCGGGGGCGGGGCGGCGGACGACGGGGAGGGCGAAGAGGGCGGCGGGGCGGCCGGTGAAGTCACGGTAGAAGTCGAAGAGGCGGGGGTGGAAGAAGCCTGATCCGGCGGCTATTTCGGTGATGGCTTTTTCGCGGGTGGTCTTCTCGATGCTTCCGGTGCCACCGCCGTTGACGAATTCCAGATCGGTGATCTGGGCGACGGCTCGGACGATGCGGCCCCTGCGCGTGATGAGTTCGCGCTGTGACCGGGTCTGCATCCAGCGGATGGCCTGGGTGAGGGCGGGGTTGCCCGGGGGGTTGTCGCCGACTCCGGCGATCTGGGCTTCGTAGGACATGAGGCCGACGAGGCGGAAGCCGGGGCGTTTGGCGACGTCGGCGGCGAGATCGGTGGCCTGGTCGGTTTCGCGGATGGGGGAGCGGCGGGCTCCTGCTCGAAATCTGCCACCGAGGGCGATGAATCCGGCGTCGATGTCGAGACATATCCGGATCTCGTGGCGGTCGCGGACGTCGGAGACGGCCGATTCGATGAAGTCCAGGTGGTCGGTCCGATCCACCATCACCGTGATCTCCTGGGCGGCGCGGGTGTCGGCGGCCAGGGCGGCCAGTGCCGCGCGGTCCGCGGTGGGGTAGGCGACGAGCACGTCCCGTAGTCCGGTGGAGACGAGCCAGAGCGCCTCGGGCAGGGTGAAGGCCATGATGCCGGTGAAGCCGTCCATGGCGAGGATGCGTTCCAGGACGGGGCGGGAGCGGATCGACTTGCTGGCGACCCTGATCGGTTTGCCGCCGGCCCGGCGGGCCATGGCGGAGGCGTTCGCGCGCAGGGCCGCCAGGTCGAGCACGGCGAAGGGGGGATCGAGGTGTGCGGTGGCCCTGTCGTAGCGCCGGCGGTCATCCATGACGGCAGGATAACTCCGCCGGACCGAATGTGAGTTTGGTTCATGTTGATGGCCGGGCGGTAAATTCTCCCGCCAGGACGGCCCCAAGATCGTGCAAGTGGCAGGTCGGGCCTCACGTGGGGTGCTCGCGCCGCGTAGACCTGGGCGGGTGATGAGCACTCTCCAGGACATCCTGACGAGCGCGGGCGGCACGACGGGCGAGAACCTGCACGCGATCCGCCGCCGGTCGCTGCGGTTGCTGAGGCCGGGCAGGACCCCGGCCGGTGTGGTGGTCGCCCTGACGGCGTCCCTGGCGCTGTCTGCCGCGACCGGGGCGACGGTGGGCCTGGTGACGGGTTCGTCGTTCGGGCGGATGCCGTACCGGCAGCTCGCCGCCTGGGCCGGTACGGCGAAATGGTCCGACTCCGGCCCGCTCGCCGTGGCGCTGGCCGCGACGGTGGCCGGGGTCGTGATGCTCGCGCTCGCGGCGCTGCCGGGGAGGACCCGGCTCGTGCCGCTGGAGTCCGCCGATCCACGGCTGGTGATGGGCATGACCAGGTCCGGGCTCCGCCGTACGCTGCGG
Above is a genomic segment from Streptosporangium album containing:
- the bcp gene encoding thioredoxin-dependent thiol peroxidase yields the protein MKLEPGDAAPDVTLPAADGTTVSLDTYRGKRVILYFYPAAMTPGCTKQACDFRDSLASLTSAGFVVLGVSKDTPAKLAKFVERDALTFPLLSDPDLEVHKAYGVYGEKTMYGKTSLGVIRSTFVIGPDGKIERALYNVKATGHVARLRRELGLD
- a CDS encoding amino acid deaminase/aldolase, producing MDDRRRYDRATAHLDPPFAVLDLAALRANASAMARRAGGKPIRVASKSIRSRPVLERILAMDGFTGIMAFTLPEALWLVSTGLRDVLVAYPTADRAALAALAADTRAAQEITVMVDRTDHLDFIESAVSDVRDRHEIRICLDIDAGFIALGGRFRAGARRSPIRETDQATDLAADVAKRPGFRLVGLMSYEAQIAGVGDNPPGNPALTQAIRWMQTRSQRELITRRGRIVRAVAQITDLEFVNGGGTGSIEKTTREKAITEIAAGSGFFHPRLFDFYRDFTGRPAALFALPVVRRPAPGIVTVLGGGYHASGAPGPDRLPQPYLPCGLRYAPDEGAGEVQTPLLGQAAEDLRIGDRVWFRHAKAGELCERFDRLHLIDGDEITDEAPTYRGEGQTFL
- a CDS encoding DUF6286 domain-containing protein, which encodes MSTLQDILTSAGGTTGENLHAIRRRSLRLLRPGRTPAGVVVALTASLALSAATGATVGLVTGSSFGRMPYRQLAAWAGTAKWSDSGPLAVALAATVAGVVMLALAALPGRTRLVPLESADPRLVMGMTRSGLRRTLRAAARSVDEVDRARVRLGWRNVEITVVSDTDRTGVLLRQVGAAVGDRMASLGALCGGEVVVRLRRRGI
- a CDS encoding DUF3618 domain-containing protein, translated to MADTDPAELERRIERTRAELAQTVDAIADRVSPKNVARRTVARAESNAKQFLLSVGDRVRDAVGVTPRPVMVGDEPDDLWAEERQDLAPILIGLGAVLAVSAVIMLWRRRSR